The region AGTTGACGAGGTCCGGCTGGAAAACAGGACCATGCAGTACCTGTATCCCGACGGCAATCTGTATTATTTCATGGACAACAATTCCTATGAACAGTTTCCGGTCAGCGCGGATGTGATCGGCGACCAGGTCCGCTACCTCAAGGAGAATATCGAGGTTACGGGGCTTTTCCGCGAGGATTCCCTGTTGATGGTGGAATTGCCGTTCTTCGTGGAGCTGGAAGTCACCGAAACCGACCCCGGTATCAAGGGAGATACTGTCAGCGGAGGCACCAAGCCGGCCAAACTCGAAAGCGGAGTCACGGTCAGCGTTCCGCTCTTTATCGAGGTCGGCCAGAAAATCAAGGTCGACCGCCGGACCAACGAATATCTGGAACGGGCCAACTAGGGTTTCCGCCCCCAGACCGCTAGTCCCTCTAACGAAAGAGAAAACAAGTGACCAGAGAGCAAACCTCGGAACCGAAAGAGACCTTCATGGACGTCAGGTACCTGAAGAAGCTGATCAAAGTGGTCGAGGAGAGCGAGATCAGCGAACTGGAGATCGAGGGCCGGGGCGGCCGGGTCAAGATAGTCAAGCACCAGCCGGGCGGCCAGGCCATGGTCGATGTTCCCCATCCTGCTCATGCATCAGCCCATCCCGCGCCCTCAGGTGCGGAGGGTGAGCCTGCCGCTGCTGAAGCGGAGAAACAAGTCGAGTCAAACCTGGTTGAAATCACCTCTCCGATGGNNNNNNNNNNCGGGACGTTTTATGCCGCTCCCGGCCCGGGAACTCCGGCGTTTGTCCAGGTCGGCGACAGGGTGAAGCTGGGCCAGACCCTATGTATTCTCGAGGCGATGAAACTGATGAACGAACTGGAGTGCGAGGTGGCGGGCGTGGTGCGTGAAATCTGCGTCGAAAACTCCCAGCCGGTGGAATACGGTACCCGGTTGTTTCTGATCGAGCCGGGGGGTTAATTGGCCTCATTCAAAAAGGTGCTGATTGCCAACCGCGGAGAGATCGCGCTGCGAGTGATCCGGGCCTGCAAGGAAATGGGAATCAGCACTGTCGCGGTCTACAGCGAAGCCGACCAGGAGTCCCTGCACGTCCGGTTCGCCGATGAGGAAGTCTGTATCGGCCCGGGTCCGGCAAGCGCGAGCTACCTCAATATCCAGCGGATTCTGGCCGCGGCGGAAATCACTAACGCCGAGGCGAT is a window of Candidatus Glassbacteria bacterium DNA encoding:
- the efp gene encoding elongation factor P, with the protein product MASTADFRNGMVIEIDGELLQIVEFQHVKPGKGGAFVRTKLKRVLRGAVLDKTFRAGEKVDEVRLENRTMQYLYPDGNLYYFMDNNSYEQFPVSADVIGDQVRYLKENIEVTGLFREDSLLMVELPFFVELEVTETDPGIKGDTVSGGTKPAKLESGVTVSVPLFIEVGQKIKVDRRTNEYLERAN